The following is a genomic window from Desulfofarcimen acetoxidans DSM 771.
AAATGTTGCATGCGTAATTTTAGCCGCTACAAGTGCGGTAAGGGATGCTGCAAATAAAGAAGAATTTATTAGTTTGATCAAGCGGGAAACTGGTCATGAGATTAACATATTATCCGGAGCGGAGGAGGCCAGGCTTAGTTATCTTGGTGTTGTATCCGGTTTGGATAATAATTACGAGCAGGTAACAGTTATGGATGTGGGTGGAGGCAGCACTGAGTTTACCTGGTCAGCCCCCAAAGGCCTGGTTTTTAAGAGTTTCAATGTTGGCGCTGTGCGTATGACTGAAAGTAATGATAGCTATGAGCAAATTTATGATAACTTATCTAATCAGATTAAATTAGCGGGGGAAAGCCTCATGCCGGAAGAGACTGCCTCTTTGCCAACCGCTTTGGTTGGCGTTGGCGGCACGGTTACGACTATGGCGGCCATTAGGCTCGGGCTGAGGGTATATAATCCCGAGTTGGTGCATGGCAGCAAGCTAAATATAGGGGATGTTTCGGCAATCTTGAATTTATTGATAGGATGTGATTTGGAGGCCAGAAAGCAAATATATGGTCTGCAGCCTGAGCGGGCAGATATTATTATAGCCGGAGTAAGAATTGTACATTGTGCCATGACTATTTTAAAACAAGCAGTTATTACTGTAAGCGAATCGGATATTCTTCATGGGCTGGCCCTCGCGGCAGCAAATATTGTCGAAATAAAATTATAATAATTAACCCAAAAATGACAAAATATTCCCATACTATTGTATATAATAAAACTGTTGGTAAATTATATACAAGGGGTGGCCTTATTTTGTTCGAAAAAACAGATGCGTACCCTTATTCGAGAGAATATGGCACTAAGAAAACGGCAACTCCTAAAACAAAGGAGATGTTCTCCGATTATCAATGGTTCCGGTTAAATCAGTTATTCAATTGGAACAGTCTCATGGTATTTATACTAGGTTTCTTTATGGGACGGGTTGTTTTACTCGGTGAATTAATGCCTTTTGGACCTGCTTTCGTTTCTGCCGGTCTTTCTCTGGGGTTTGGTCCCGCAGTAGTTTTGGGTGCGGTTGCAGGCCTTTTTTCCGTATTGCAAGGTATGGAACTGGTGGCCCGTTTCGTAATTATTGTTTGTTTGGTTGGGGTATATTATTCTGTTCCCAAAAATCTACGGGCTCATCCGGTTGTTTTGCCAGGTGTGGTAGGGGCTGTAGCTCTGGTTGTAAGAACGGTATATCTTTCTATGAGTGATCCGGTACCTTACAATTATGTCAGTTCGGCTTTTGAAGCCTTTATAGCTGCTCTTTTGTCCTTTGTGTACTTGAGGTCACTCCCGCTGTTGACTTTAGTTTGCGGGGAAAGAACCAAAAAGCTTTCTGCGGAAAGAGTTTTTTATTTGCTACTGCTGCTCGGCGGCCTAATTGCGGGGTCGGCAGGGATTGGTTATGCTAATATTACTTTGCAGGGTCTTTTAAGCAGGTTGGTCGTATTGATTGCCGCCTATGCCGGCGGTACGGGAATGGGTGCCGCAGTAGGAGCGCTGGTTGGCGTATTGCCCGGTTTGGTTTTTACAGCTATGCCCGCTCTGGTAGGGGCCTATTCTTTTGCCGGATTACTGGCCGGTTTCAGCAGACGTTTTGGTAAAGCCGGATCGATTTTGGGTTTTGTCCTGGGCAATATTATCTTATGTGTCTATATGTCCGGATATGATAGATTAACAGGGGTCCTGGGGGAAACCGGACTGGCATCACTTATCTTTTTTCTGTTGCCTGACAGGATAATGAGGTGTTGGTCCAGCTTGCGGACTGAAAATCATATGCCGTTGGTAGATTCAGGAGATAAGGATTGTCCGCAGAATAACCGCTTTAAGGAGATTCTGGCCTATCGCATACAAGGCATGGCCACAGTCTTTCAAGAATTATTTAAGAGCTACGAACAGTCTGCTTTAGCAGATTTATCAACTCATGAAGACAGGAGTCCCCAGGATTTGGTTGATGAGATTGTTCGCAGAGTTTGCGGTGATTGTCCACTGCACCGTATTTGTTGGGAAAAAGACTTTTATCGTACTTACCAGTATTTGTTGGATATGCTGGCCAGGGCTGAAGCCTCCGATAGCAGGGACTTGGATAATATTCCGCAATTTTTGCGCAGTCGCTGTACCAGAATTAAAGAACTGTGGTTGACAGTGCTTTGCTTAAACGAGCTTTATAGTGCGAAAAAATTATGGTTTGGTCGTATGAAGAAGAGCCGGGAAATTATTAGCGAACAGCTCAAAACCGTATGTCATATTACGGATAAGCTGGTAGAAGAATTGCAAGCGAGCGCCGGATTGTTCGAACATCATGATTTTGATTTGTTAGCATCGCTAAAGGAAAAAGGCTTGGATATATTTGATGTTTATACAACCCGACAGCCCGGTGGGCATTTAGAAGTTGTTATTAACATGCCTTCTTGCCGTGGAATGATAAACTGTCGTTATAAAGTAGCACCGGTTTTGACGGAGTTGTTGGGACAACCTTATTCAGTTGTAGGAATGAATTGTTTTTCCCATCAAAAGGGAACCGAGCGAAATATCATGGGTCAGGAATCTGCCGGCTACTGCAATTTTAGGCTGTATCCTTCTTTATTATACCGTCTTGAGGTAGGTATGGCCAGATCAGGTAAAGGTGGCAGTGATATTTGTGGAGACAGTTATTCGGTTGTATATTTAAACCAGGGTAAGGTAGCGTTGATTTTGAGTGATGGCATGGGCAGCGGGGTTTCGGCTGAATTAGAGAGCAGCATGACAATCAGGCTTTTGGAGAGACTGCTGAAGTCTGGATTGGAACGAGAACCTGCTATCAGAATGGTTAATTCAGTAATGCTAATGCGTTCAGCAGAAGACAGTTTCGCTACTATTGATTTGGTGATTATTGATTTATGTAACGGGAGCAGTGAGTTTGTTAAAATAGGCGCGCCTCCAGGTTATCTGGTTCGTGGGAAAAGGGTGGCACCAATAACCTCGTCAGCCTTGCCTATTGGGATTATTGATGATATAGAAATAACTACTGTTGCTAAAACTCTGGTTGACGGGGACATGCTGGTTATGGTTACTGACGGTGTAACAGACGCTTGTCGTACCTCTGACCATGAGGAGGACTGGTTGCTTAAGGTTCTGCCTGAGACAAGAAATTTGCCGCCACAGGAAGTAGCGGAATTTATTATGCAATTGGCACAGACTTGCTCTGAGAAAGACAATAAATACGATGACATGATTGTTATGGCAGTAAGAATTGAAAAAGAAGGTATATAAGTTGCTTTATACCGCTCTGTGGAGCGGATTTTTTTTACTCTAGGAAATTATGCTTATGCTGGATTTATGAATAAGTTAAGGTATACCGTATAATTTCCGACGATCACGAGCGCCTGTGGCTGCAAGAAAGTTACTTAAAGCAACTTTCTTGTGACTTTGCATATTAGTTCGCTTTGTTAAGTATATGAATTAACAAGGGTAAAATAACAAATACAAATATAGAAATCTGTTAAAAAAGGTTTGCCGGCCAATTTACTGCAAGTATGGCTGTTTCGTAAGAAGCTGTGGCAAGCTTCTGGATAAAAAAATGCTCACTGTGGCAGACTGGTTATGCATAAAATATAGAATGTTTTTATACTTTCTTAAACTTTTAGGAGGAAATACTTTTATTTATGTTGAATTAGCAATGTGTAGCATTAATAAGCAGCATTAATAAATAATGAGTTAAGGTGGTTTTTCTTTTTTGACCGGTACATTGAAACAAGTTCTTAAGTATATAAATAAACATCGGATGGTTAACAAAGGAGATAAAATTCTGCTTGCTGTTTCAGGTGGCCCGGATTCGGTAGCCATGTTGGATGTGTTGTTTTGTCTCAGACATGACTTGGGTATCTCATTGCACATAGCTCATTTGAATCATATGTTTCGTGGCGAGGAGTCTTTGGGTGATGCTGAGTTTGTCAGGGAACTGGCTGTGCGTTATAATTTGCCGGTTACTGTGCGACATATAAACGTCCCGTCCTTTATGGAGAAAACCGGCCTTTCTTCACAACCGGCAGCGCGAACGGTGCGGTATAGTTTTTTAGATGAAACTGCCGCTCAGGAATCCGCATCCAGAATTGCACTTGCTCACCATGCTGATGATCAGGCAGAAACAGTGATGCTGCATTTTTTGAGGGGTAGCGGAGCTGCCGGGTTAAGGGGAATGCTTCCGGTGCGCGATAATTTTTATATCAGGCCGATGCTTTGTCTTAAAAGGCAGGATATTGAGGATTATTGCAAAAAGAAAAACCTGCGCTGGCGCGTGGACAGCTCAAATCTTAAAACTGATTATCGACGTAATAAAATTAGGATGTATTTACTGCCGCTATTAGAAAAAGAATATAACAATAACCTTACAGCCACACTAAATCGCTTGGCAGATATCTTTCGGGAAGAAGAAGATTATTTGGAATTAATGACGCGTAATGAGTATAATAATTTAACTGTACTAAAAAGTGCAGGGGAGATTTGTTTGAATCTAAAGGGGTTTCAGCAAGTTCCTTTAGCCTTGCAAAGGCGTATTCTGCGCCTGGCCTGGCGAGAAATCACCGGTGGCTTTCGGGACTTGGCTTTTGAGCAACTTGGTAAGGCGGTTATTCTTTTGACAAATCATGTAGGCAGCGGCAGCCTGGAATTTCCTAGAGATGTTAAGGTGGTAAAAAGATATGACAGCTTTTCATTTATAATTGGCAAGGATAAGCAGGATGGATTATCCTATTATTATGACTTGCCGGTGCCCGGTAAAGTATACCTTGCGGAAATAAACAGAACGCTGTTCTGCGAGGTTGCAGACACTCAGGCAATGGATGAAAAGTATGATAAGAGTTTTTTAAATCGCCGCCGATTCTCACAAGACGAAGCCTGGTTAGACTATGAACGAGTAGCTTTTCCTCTCTGCGTACGGGGCAGACAGCCCGGAGATATTTTTGAACCGCTTGGTTTGACCGGTTCGATGAAACTAAAGAAATATTTTATTAACCAAAAGGTTCCCTGTGAGGTAAGGGATAAGGTTCCCCTGGTCATTGGAGAGGGCAAAATAATTTGGGTCGGAGGGATGCAAATTTCAGAAAGTGTCAAAATTAATGAAGTAACCACAAAATTTCTTCATCTGTTTTTGGTTTAATTGCGGAATAATTTTACTTAAGTAATGACTATATATTGATTTCATTGCAGCATGCAATTATTATATATATTGAACGCTCTGTAACGGCGATTGAGAGGAGTGACTTTGTTGAACAAGGTCATAAAGAACCTTAGTATTTACTTGCTGATTGTACTGGTAATCATAGTCTTGATTAAATATGCTTCGCCTCAAGAAACACCGGTACTCCCGATAAGATATGATGAGTTTTACCAGCAACTCCAGCAGGGACGGATTAGTAAGGTGGTAATACAAACTGAGCCCACAATAGATTTCGTTAATGGCGAATACAAGGATGGAACCAAGTTTTCTACCAAGGTTGACCGCCCTGACGCCACGCTAAAGCAAATTCTATTGGAGAAAAAAGTAAAAGTGGAGTATAAGGAACCACCTGAACCAGGTTGGTGGACGGGGCTTTTAACAACTATGCTGCCTATTTTGGTTTTTGTCCTGCTCTTTTTCTTTATGATGCAGCAAACGCAGGGGGGCGGCAACAGAGTTATGTCTTTTGGCAAAAGCCGGGCCAGAATGCATACTGACGAGAAGAAAAAAGTGACTTTTAAAGATGTTGCCGGGGCTGATGAGGTTAAGGAAGAACTGGAAGAAGTAGTTGACTTTTTAAAAAGCCCCAAAAAGTTTACCGAATTGGGGGCCAGGATTCCCAAGGGAGTCTTGCTGTTTGGCCCTCCGGGTACAGGTAAGACATTATTGGCCAGGGCTGTTGCCGGAGAAGCCGGTGTACCCTTTTTCAGTATCAGCGGTTCCGATTTTGTAGAAATGTTTGTCGGTGTGGGTGCCTCCCGCGTGCGGGATTTATTTGAGCAGGCTAAGAAAAACGCGCCTTGCATAGTTTTTATTGATGAGATAGATGCTGTCGGAAGACAGAGAGGTGCCGGTTTGGGTGGAGGTCATGATGAGCGGGAGCAGACCTTAAACCAGTTATTGGTTGAAATGGATGGATTTAATCCTAATGAGGGGATTATTATAATAGCTGCAACCAACCGTCCTGATATTCTGGACCCTGCTTTGCTTAGAGCCGGGCGTTTTGACCGGGAGATTATTGTTGATAGGCCTGATATTATTGGCAGAAAAGAAATTTTGAAAGTCCATGCGAGCGGCAAACCTTTGGAAGCTAGTGTGGATTTGGAAGTGCTGGCACGACGTACCCCTGGTTTTACCGGTGCGGATTTAGCCAATTTGATCAATGAAGCGGCGTTGTTGTCAGCCCGTTATAACAAAAAAACTATCGGGATGAATGAACTTGAAAGCGCGATTGAGAGAGTTATGGCCGGGCCGGAGAAAAAATCTAAAGTTATCAGTGATAATGAGAAAAAGCTGGTTTCTTACCATGAGGCAGGCCACGCTCTGGTAGGGTATTTATTGCCTACTACTGATCCTGTGCACAAGGTTTCCATTATTCCACGCGGCCGGGCAGGGGGGTATACGCTTCTTTTGCCTAAAGAAGACCGCTACTACATGACAAAATCTCAGCTGCTGGATCAAGTGACCATGTTGTTGGGAGGCAGAGTCGCAGAAGATTTAGTGCTTAAAGAAATTAGCACCGGGGCCCAAAATGATTTGGAACGCTCCACAGGGTTAGTCAGGAAAATGATTATGGAATACGGGATGAGTGATGCTTTAGGTCCCCTCACTTTAGGACACAAGCAAGAGCAAGTCTTTTTGGGCCGCGATATTGCCCGCGATATAAATTATGGAAAAGACGTTGCTAATGCTATAGATAAAGAAGTAAGGAGAGTTGTGGACAGTTGCTATAGCAATGCCAAGGATATGTTGAGTAAGCATATAAAAACCCTGCACTTAATTGCGGAAACATTGATGGAAAAAGAGACTATAGGAGCGGATGACTTTATTAAGTTAATGGAAGATGCCGGGGAAGAAGAGCAAAAGCTGTGATTTGCTGTAAATGCCTTGCAATTGACATTAGTTTTGCAACAGAAAAATTATATAAACGGGGGTTTTATTCTTGGAACGTACTTTTGTTATGGTTAAGCCTGATGGTGTTCAAAGAGGGCTGGTAGCTAAAGTTATCAATTCCTTTGAACAAAAAGGCTGTAAGCTGGTGGCTTTGAAGATGATGAAAATTGACCGTGAGCTGGCAGAAAAACACTATGGCGAGCATAAAGGCAAACCATTTTTTACCCCACTGGTGGATTATATTATTTCCGGACCGGTGGTGGCTATGGTTTTGGAGGGTAAGGATGTAATTACTGCTGCCAGAAATGTTATGGGTGCAACTAACCCTTTGCAGGCAGCGATTGGAACGATAAGAGGCGACTACGGCATGGATATAGGGCGCAATGTAGTTCACGGTTCTGACTCCCCCGCCAGTGCCCAGAGGGAAATTAACCTGTTTTTCCTTCCCGAGGAGATTACCGAGTGGTCAAGAACGCTGGAAACATGGATTTTTGAGTAGGCTTTTATAGCCTACTCTTATTTTTAGACTAAATTTTGGGTGTGTTTGAAGTGATTAACTGATTTTATATGAATAAATGTTTTATATTCGGTGAAATTATTAAAAACTTTGCAATTAACTTAAAAATTAAAATTTTCTTTAAATGGAAGCAGGAAAATCGTTAAATAAAAAGAATAAGTAATCTAATAATAATAACTTGAATCCGAAAAAAAATTTTGCAGATCCCGGCTTTTACTCAATTCTCAAAAAATATTGAAAATTGAGTAGCAGATAAATTATGAAAGATAGGCTGAGAATATAAATTGGCTTATCGAGATATATTTCTTAAAAGAGGAGGAAAACATTAATGAAAGTTGTACCTAGCGATCTTGAAATTGTACAAGCGCACAAGATGACCCCGATTGGGGAAATTGCTGCAAAAATGGGTCTTACCGAGGACGATTTTGATTATTATGGCAAGTATAAAGCCAAAATTAGTCTGGACGTAATTGAAAAGTTTAAGGATCGTCCTAACGCAAAACTAATCGATGTTACTGCTATTACTCCCACTCCGCTGGGCGAAGGTAAAACCGTTACCACCATCAGCTTGACTCAAGGTTTAGGACATATTGGCAAAAAGGTTATCTGCACACTGCGTCAACCTTCTCTGGGCCCTGTTTTTGGTATTAAGGGCGGTGCCGCTGGCGGCGGTTATGCTCAGGTAGTTCCTATGGAAGATCTGAACATCCATTTCACCGGTGACATTCATGCTATTGAAACTGCTAACAACCTGCTGGCAGCTATGATTGATACTTCAATCCTGCTTGACAACCCCCTGAACATCGATCCGATGTCTATCATGTGGAGACGCGTTTTTGACTTAAACGACCGTGCGCTGCGTGACATCGTTATTGGTTTAGGCGGTAAAGAAAACGGTTATCCGCGTCAGACCGGCTTTGACATTGCTGTTGCTTCCGAAGTTATGGCTATTCTCGCATTAACCACCAGCTTGCAGGATATGCGTGAGCGTTTTGCTCGCATCATCTTTGGTTTTACCTATGACGGAAAGCCTGTTACTGCTGAGCAAATCAAGGCTGCAGGCTCTATGACAGTTATTATGAAGGAAGCTATCAAGCCGAACCTCGTACAGACCTTAGAAGGCCAGCCTTGCATTATGCACGCAGGCCCGTTTGCTAACATTGCTCATGGTCAAAACTCCGTTCTGGCTGACATGATTGCCCTCAAGTGTGCAGACTATGTTGTAACCGAGTCCGGTTTCGGTGCTGACATGGGTATGCAGAAGTTCATGGATATCAAATGTCGTCAATCCGGCTTGCGCCCGAACTGCGTAGTAGTAACCTCTACTGTTCGTTCACTGAAAATGCATGGTGGCGTAGGTAATATCGTTGCAGGTAAACCGCTGCCGAAAGAATTGACAGAAGAGAACCTGCCGGCTCTGGAAAAAGGCGCGGCCAACATGATGCATATGATTAAGATAGCTAAGGGTTATGGAATACCGGTTGTTGTATCCATTAACCGTTTCATCACTGACACCGACAATGAAATTAACTTGCTTAAAGATAAGGCTAAAGAAGCAGGCGCCTTTGGCGTTGGCGTCAACACTGCCTGGGGTGACGGCGGCGTTGGATGTGCTGAAGTGGCTGAATTGGTTGTTAAGGCTTGCGAAGAACCGACTGACTTCCAGTTCCTCTATCCCGACAGCTTTACCATTAAGGAAAAAATCGAAACCATGGCTAAGAAAATCTACAACGCTGACGGCGTATCCTATGACCCGCTGGCAGAAAAGAAAATTGCTCAGTTTGAAGAACTCGGCTTAGGCAATTTACCGATCAACATGGCTAAGACTCACCTGTCCATCTCACATGATCCGGGAATGAAGAATGTTCCGAGCGGCTACATTTTCCCGATCCGTGATATTCGCGCATCCGTAGGTGCGGGCTTCCTGTATCCTCTGGCAGGCGCAATGAGAACTATGCCTGGTTTGGGACGTGCGCCTTCCGCTATTAAGGTTGATATTGATAAAGACGGCAAGATAGTTGGTTTGTTCTAGGAAAACATTTAAAAGCCCCGGAAAAACGGGGCTTTTAAGTATTTTTAGGCATTATCCCTTTGTTAAAAATACTGATTATAAACTTACCCGTATATTAAATTATTTTTTTAAAACCCACATTCCGTACCCTTAAGGAAATAAATCAATAATTATTACAAACAGATAAACTTAGGCTGAAATTTAAATATTTTTTGTTGAAAAATGCAATGGTAATAGATGTTTTTTTGCAGGAGAAACAAGCAATGATGTCAAATGCCTCCTTAATAGATTAGGAGGGTAAGTAAATGGAAAACCAAATACTACAAAATATTAATAGCTTACAGGTGGGGCCCAGCGCAATAATAGCTGCACTTACCCGAGAAATAAATTTAGTACAAATCATTAACAATCAGGTAATCTGGGATGAAAAACAATGTAATAATTCACCAGGCCTTTATGTAGAAGCTATGATTATAAACATATTGACAGACCGAAAACCTTTGTACCGAGTATCTGAATTTTTTAAAGATATGGACGTAGAAGCATTATTTGGTCCAACGGTACAAGCAACTGATTTCAACGACGATGCTTTAGGAAATACATTGGATCGATTAGCTGAATCAAATCTAGACCATTTGTATTCTAACATAGTTTTACAAGCACATTTAAAACACCGTTTTAGAGTAGATTTAGCACATGGTGATACTACATCCATTACTGTTTATGGAGATTATGCCAATGCTTCGTCGGAGACATTAAACATAGTTCGAGGATTTAACAAAGACGGCCATCGGGACTGCAAGCAGATAGTAGCTGGTGCAGTAGTAACTCCCGAAGGAATACCTCTTATGGGAACAATAAACGATGGCAACTTAAACGATGTGAAATGGAATCAACAAATAATCGAACAATTGCCGGAAATGTTAAAATCACTTAATAGTCCAGAAACCATATACGTAGCTGACTCAAAACTGGTTACCATAGATAACCTAAAACATTTAGCCAAGAAAAACATTCGCTTCATATCCCGAATTCCTGAGACATTTGGAATAGTACCGTCACTTAAAGATTGGGCCTTTCGCCAAGATAAGTGGCAAGAAATAGAGAATATATTGCCGGATAAAAACGCTGCTGTATATAAGCTTCAGTCCATAAAAGTGAAATTGGGCGACCGTCGTTACCGGTTTATTATCGTACATTCATCAAATCTTGATCAAAAGAAAGAAAAAACATTGAAGCGTACTGCTGAGAATGAACAGAAAAAACTAGAAAAAATCTGTAAAGAAATTGGTAAACAAGAATTTGCTTGCGAAAAAGATGCCATCTCGTACTTAAGACATATGAAAAAGAAACAGGACGGACAGTTCTACCATTTAGATGCAGAAGTAATTGCTGAAGAAAAAAAAGGTGTAGGGCGCCCCAAAACAAAAGAAAAGTCCCCCATAAAAATAGTTTATCGCATAAAGGCTATAGTTAGTGTAATGGATGAAACGGCCTGGCAAATGGCAAAAGAAAGGGCATCAACATTTGTACTGATCACCAATTTAAAAAATCCAAGGGAAAATACAGCAGAAACAATCCTTCGGCATTACAAAGAACAAAACACAGTGGAAATGCGCTTTCGCTTTCTAAAAAACCCCGCAATATTAGGTCAAGTCTTTTTGAAAAAGCCGTCAAGAGTAAAAGCACTTGGATATATATTCTTGATAACCATGTTAATTTATGCACTTATGGAACGTAGAGTTAGACAAAATCTAGCCGCAGAAGGGAAAGTCCTTCAATTAAGCTATCGTTCAAAAGTTAAACAACCAACAGGAATGTTGATTTTGCAAGAGATGACGAACTTTACAATAATTCATATTACCCGTAAATTAGGAAGAAGAGAGAGGTATCTACCAACCAAAACAAGCAAACAACAATTAGAAATAATCCGATTGACAGGATTTGATGAGTCGATATACCTAAAAGAATTATCTATAGTATCATAAGCCCATAACTACTCACCCTAAAATGTTAAATTTGTTCATTAAAAACATTAAGGTGTTTTACATTTATTACAATGTAAATATATTTAATTAATGTAAATATAAAGTTCAATAGTGAGGTATAAAAAGTGCAAATTCAATAATATGTCATGTTAATAAAAGTAAATTTATCGGCCTAAAGCAAAATTGCTTGTGTTTGTATATGCTAGATGCGGAACGTGGGTTAAAAGACTCGACGGTATAATTTTTTGCAAGCATGGGAAGTGTGGCTGTGAAGGGAAGCCCCTTTAGAGACTAACTTGATAAACTCCTGATAATCTAATTACGATTCAGAGCTTATGATGCTGCAGCTTAGAACCTGGTACCACCTGATTGTAACTTATGATATAATTAAAACAAATTACGATTATGATAGGAGTGCTATATATGTCAAGACCACCAAAATGCCGGAGGGTTGAGCATGTGCCTCATTTGACCTATTTTAAGCCGGCAGGTGTGCCTTTGTGTGATTTGGAGGAGGTTTGCCTGACTGTAGAAGAATTAGAGTCAGTGCGACTCAAGGACTATGAGGGTTTAGAACAGGAAGCTTGTGCTGAGAAAATGGGAATCTCCCGTCCAACCTTTCACCGTATTGTGATTGCCGCACGGGCTAAAATAGCTGATGCTTTAGTTTATGGAAAGGCCATCCGTGTGAATGGAGGCAACTTTGAATTGGCTATGGAAAAAATTGTATGTTCAAATTGTAATCACGAGTGGGAAGCTCCCTACCGGCATACGCATAAACGAGGTAAATGTAAGGGAGGCTCGGAGGTTAAACAAAGAAGAGACGTTGAATGTCCTCGCTGCAGGGAAAAATTAGCTGATATGCATTCTGCAGAGAAAAATGATTGAGAGAATTGATTTGCTTTTAAAGCATCCAAGATATTTTTTTTATCTAAGTGAAAATAGCAATAGGGAGCAGAAGAGACGTTATTGCAGGCATGACTGGCAGCACATGAGGGACGTAGCCAGAATTGCTTATATATTGGCTATGGAGGAAAAGGTGTTATTAGGCAGGGATATTATATATGCCGCAGGTCTTTTGCACGACATAGGTCGTTGGAAGGAGTATGATACAGGTGAGGATCATGCTGTAGTTAGTGCAGTTTTAGCAAGGGAAATACTGGATTGTGCAGGTTATTCCGGAATTGAGTGTGAGCTTATATTAAGAGCTATTCAAGAGCACAGGCGGGCGAGCAGTGGATCCAGTCCTCTTGGCCAATTGATATGTCGTGCCGATGATTTGTCGCGTCCTTGCCTGATGTGTGATGTGAAAGCGGATTGTTATAAATCTAATAAAATGGAAACAGCTAAATACTTTTTAGTATATTGAACCGGGAGGATATATTTTTATGTCGGTAACAATTCGT
Proteins encoded in this region:
- a CDS encoding formate--tetrahydrofolate ligase, translating into MKVVPSDLEIVQAHKMTPIGEIAAKMGLTEDDFDYYGKYKAKISLDVIEKFKDRPNAKLIDVTAITPTPLGEGKTVTTISLTQGLGHIGKKVICTLRQPSLGPVFGIKGGAAGGGYAQVVPMEDLNIHFTGDIHAIETANNLLAAMIDTSILLDNPLNIDPMSIMWRRVFDLNDRALRDIVIGLGGKENGYPRQTGFDIAVASEVMAILALTTSLQDMRERFARIIFGFTYDGKPVTAEQIKAAGSMTVIMKEAIKPNLVQTLEGQPCIMHAGPFANIAHGQNSVLADMIALKCADYVVTESGFGADMGMQKFMDIKCRQSGLRPNCVVVTSTVRSLKMHGGVGNIVAGKPLPKELTEENLPALEKGAANMMHMIKIAKGYGIPVVVSINRFITDTDNEINLLKDKAKEAGAFGVGVNTAWGDGGVGCAEVAELVVKACEEPTDFQFLYPDSFTIKEKIETMAKKIYNADGVSYDPLAEKKIAQFEELGLGNLPINMAKTHLSISHDPGMKNVPSGYIFPIRDIRASVGAGFLYPLAGAMRTMPGLGRAPSAIKVDIDKDGKIVGLF
- a CDS encoding IS1634 family transposase, with the protein product MENQILQNINSLQVGPSAIIAALTREINLVQIINNQVIWDEKQCNNSPGLYVEAMIINILTDRKPLYRVSEFFKDMDVEALFGPTVQATDFNDDALGNTLDRLAESNLDHLYSNIVLQAHLKHRFRVDLAHGDTTSITVYGDYANASSETLNIVRGFNKDGHRDCKQIVAGAVVTPEGIPLMGTINDGNLNDVKWNQQIIEQLPEMLKSLNSPETIYVADSKLVTIDNLKHLAKKNIRFISRIPETFGIVPSLKDWAFRQDKWQEIENILPDKNAAVYKLQSIKVKLGDRRYRFIIVHSSNLDQKKEKTLKRTAENEQKKLEKICKEIGKQEFACEKDAISYLRHMKKKQDGQFYHLDAEVIAEEKKGVGRPKTKEKSPIKIVYRIKAIVSVMDETAWQMAKERASTFVLITNLKNPRENTAETILRHYKEQNTVEMRFRFLKNPAILGQVFLKKPSRVKALGYIFLITMLIYALMERRVRQNLAAEGKVLQLSYRSKVKQPTGMLILQEMTNFTIIHITRKLGRRERYLPTKTSKQQLEIIRLTGFDESIYLKELSIVS
- a CDS encoding DUF134 domain-containing protein, which gives rise to MSRPPKCRRVEHVPHLTYFKPAGVPLCDLEEVCLTVEELESVRLKDYEGLEQEACAEKMGISRPTFHRIVIAARAKIADALVYGKAIRVNGGNFELAMEKIVCSNCNHEWEAPYRHTHKRGKCKGGSEVKQRRDVECPRCREKLADMHSAEKND
- a CDS encoding HD domain-containing protein, with the translated sequence MIERIDLLLKHPRYFFYLSENSNREQKRRYCRHDWQHMRDVARIAYILAMEEKVLLGRDIIYAAGLLHDIGRWKEYDTGEDHAVVSAVLAREILDCAGYSGIECELILRAIQEHRRASSGSSPLGQLICRADDLSRPCLMCDVKADCYKSNKMETAKYFLVY